The Agrobacterium vitis genome has a segment encoding these proteins:
- a CDS encoding carbon-phosphorus lyase complex subunit PhnI yields MYVAVKGGETAIANAHSLLADRRRGDRSLPTMTVDQIVEQLALAVGRVMAEASLYDRKLAALAIKQARGDMIEAIFLLRAYRTTLPRFGLSEPVDTGAMRIERRISATYKDLPGGQLLGPTFDYTHRLLDPSLLEEGEVEPPVQKTPSGEPAMRVSDILSEEGLIEPDGDMPEDHLAGDITRQPIEFPMARDLRLQSLARGDEGFLLALAYSTQRGYGRSHPFAGEIRLGEVEVELDVPELGFAVSLGRIQVTECQMVNQFKGSSKAPPQFTRGYGLVFGQSERKAMAMSLVDRSLRAEELGEDITAPAQDQEFVLSHCDNVQATGFVEHLKLPHYVDFQAELDLVRRMRSEHEQARQQGLDLSEAAE; encoded by the coding sequence ATGTATGTTGCTGTAAAGGGCGGCGAGACCGCCATTGCCAATGCCCACAGCCTGCTGGCCGACCGTCGCCGGGGTGATCGAAGCCTGCCGACAATGACCGTCGATCAGATTGTCGAGCAATTGGCGCTGGCGGTTGGCCGCGTCATGGCCGAGGCCTCGCTTTATGATCGCAAGCTTGCGGCGCTGGCCATCAAACAGGCGCGGGGCGATATGATCGAGGCGATTTTCCTGCTGCGCGCCTATCGCACCACGCTGCCGCGCTTTGGTCTGTCAGAGCCGGTCGATACCGGAGCGATGCGGATCGAGCGGCGGATTTCCGCAACCTATAAGGATCTGCCCGGCGGCCAGTTGCTGGGGCCGACGTTCGATTATACTCACCGTCTGCTCGATCCGTCCCTGCTGGAAGAAGGCGAGGTGGAACCTCCGGTCCAGAAAACGCCATCCGGCGAACCCGCCATGCGGGTTTCGGATATCCTGAGCGAAGAAGGACTGATCGAACCCGATGGCGACATGCCGGAGGATCATCTGGCGGGTGATATTACCCGCCAGCCTATCGAGTTTCCGATGGCGAGGGATTTGCGGCTGCAATCGCTGGCCCGTGGTGATGAAGGTTTCCTTCTGGCGCTCGCCTACTCCACCCAGCGTGGCTATGGCCGCAGCCATCCTTTTGCCGGTGAAATCCGCTTGGGTGAGGTCGAGGTAGAGCTGGATGTGCCTGAGCTTGGCTTTGCCGTGTCGCTTGGGCGTATCCAAGTCACCGAATGCCAGATGGTCAACCAGTTCAAGGGCTCGTCAAAGGCCCCGCCACAATTCACGCGAGGCTATGGCCTCGTCTTCGGTCAGAGCGAGCGCAAGGCGATGGCCATGTCGCTGGTGGATCGGTCACTGCGCGCCGAAGAGTTGGGCGAGGATATTACCGCCCCTGCTCAGGACCAGGAATTTGTCTTGTCCCATTGTGACAATGTGCAGGCAACAGGGTTTGTCGAACATCTGAAGCTGCCGCATTACGTGGATTTCCAGGCCGAACTCGATCTGGTGCGGCGGATGCGCTCTGAACACGAACAGGCCCGCCAGCAAGGGCTGGACCTGAGCGAGGCGGCGGAATGA
- the deoA gene encoding thymidine phosphorylase, which produces MQAVEIIRRKRDGEELCSADLQAFIRALSRDELSEGQIAAFAMAVFLRGMSDAETVALTLAMRDSGTVLSWKTAGRPVADKHSTGGVGDNVSLMLAPMMAACGLAVPMISGRGLGHTGGTLDKLESIPGYDIAPDASVFRALVEEIGCAIIGQTADLAPADKRLYAVRDVTATVESVPLITASILSKKLASGLESLVMDVKFGNGAFMGQIDEARALARSLVAVANGAGTRTSALLTDMNEPLADCAGNAVEIANAVAFLRGDKAGTRLETVTLALGAEMLVNAGVEPDQNAADIRCRHALESGRAAEIFGRMVHGLGGPVDFIDRAGQYLPKAVLDIPVLATQSGFISTVATRDIGLAVIDLGGGRRRPSDRIDHSVGFSGFLPVGTTVSKGDVLAVVHAADEASGTRAAQVIAASYAIGDEAPASVSAVVERLNSQS; this is translated from the coding sequence ATGCAGGCTGTGGAGATCATTCGCCGCAAGCGCGACGGAGAGGAGCTTTGCAGCGCCGATCTCCAGGCCTTCATCCGTGCCTTGAGCCGGGATGAACTGTCGGAAGGGCAGATCGCCGCCTTTGCCATGGCGGTCTTTCTGCGGGGCATGAGCGATGCCGAGACGGTGGCGCTGACCTTGGCGATGCGCGACAGCGGTACGGTTCTATCGTGGAAGACGGCGGGCCGTCCCGTGGCCGACAAGCATTCCACCGGCGGCGTCGGCGACAATGTCTCGCTGATGCTGGCCCCGATGATGGCCGCCTGCGGGCTAGCTGTGCCGATGATTTCCGGGCGGGGACTTGGCCATACCGGTGGGACACTGGACAAGCTGGAATCGATACCCGGCTATGATATTGCGCCGGATGCCTCGGTCTTCCGTGCCTTGGTGGAGGAGATTGGCTGCGCCATCATCGGCCAGACCGCCGACCTCGCTCCCGCCGACAAACGGCTTTACGCGGTCCGCGATGTGACGGCGACGGTAGAATCCGTGCCGTTGATCACGGCATCCATTCTGTCCAAAAAGCTCGCCAGCGGATTGGAGAGCCTGGTGATGGATGTAAAGTTCGGCAACGGCGCCTTCATGGGCCAGATCGATGAGGCCCGGGCGCTGGCACGTTCACTGGTGGCGGTCGCCAATGGCGCAGGCACCAGAACCTCGGCGCTGCTGACCGATATGAATGAGCCTCTGGCGGATTGTGCAGGCAATGCCGTGGAAATAGCCAATGCGGTCGCCTTCCTGAGAGGGGATAAGGCGGGAACCCGGCTGGAGACCGTGACACTGGCGCTCGGTGCCGAGATGCTGGTCAATGCCGGGGTCGAGCCGGATCAGAACGCTGCTGACATCAGGTGTCGTCACGCCCTGGAAAGTGGTCGGGCTGCCGAGATTTTCGGACGTATGGTGCATGGGCTGGGCGGGCCGGTGGATTTCATCGACAGGGCTGGCCAATATCTGCCCAAGGCGGTGCTGGATATTCCGGTTCTTGCTACACAATCCGGCTTCATTTCCACGGTCGCCACCCGCGATATCGGCCTTGCGGTGATCGACCTTGGCGGAGGTCGCCGACGTCCCTCGGACAGGATTGACCATTCGGTTGGCTTCAGCGGCTTCCTGCCGGTGGGGACCACTGTTAGCAAAGGCGACGTTCTGGCCGTGGTGCATGCCGCCGATGAAGCCAGCGGCACCCGCGCCGCGCAGGTCATCGCGGCAAGCTATGCCATCGGCGATGAGGCACCTGCGTCTGTGTCTGCGGTGGTTGAACGGCTCAACTCTCAATCGTGA
- a CDS encoding DapH/DapD/GlmU-related protein: MSTRLGLEPQINPTASVTNSTLGRYTEVAERSRLDEVEMGDYSYVMQDVSIWCATIGKFANIAASVRINAPNHPTWRATLHHFTYRAVDYFEGADLETDFFDWRRENRVVIGHDVWIGHGATILPGVTIGNGAVVGAGAVVSKPVEPYTIVGGVPAKPIKPRFGPGIGARMDRLAWWDWQHERLHAALADFRTLSAEDFLARHEVLA, encoded by the coding sequence ATGAGCACCCGTCTTGGGCTTGAGCCCCAAATCAACCCGACCGCCAGCGTCACGAACAGCACGCTTGGGCGCTACACGGAAGTCGCCGAGCGCAGCCGTCTCGATGAGGTCGAGATGGGCGACTATTCCTATGTGATGCAGGATGTTTCCATCTGGTGCGCCACCATCGGCAAATTTGCCAATATCGCCGCCAGTGTCCGCATCAATGCTCCCAATCATCCGACATGGCGCGCTACGCTGCATCATTTCACCTACCGTGCCGTCGATTATTTCGAAGGGGCGGACCTGGAGACGGATTTCTTCGACTGGCGGCGGGAAAACCGAGTGGTGATCGGTCATGATGTCTGGATCGGCCATGGTGCTACCATCCTGCCCGGCGTCACCATCGGCAATGGCGCGGTTGTCGGCGCAGGCGCGGTCGTTTCCAAGCCGGTGGAACCCTATACCATCGTCGGCGGCGTCCCGGCCAAGCCGATCAAGCCCCGGTTTGGACCAGGTATCGGCGCGCGCATGGACAGACTTGCCTGGTGGGATTGGCAGCATGAGCGGCTTCACGCTGCCCTTGCCGACTTCCGGACGCTGTCTGCCGAAGATTTTCTGGCCCGACATGAAGTCTTAGCCTGA
- the phnK gene encoding phosphonate C-P lyase system protein PhnK, whose translation MTQQPLLKVRDLSKFYGRRIGCANVSFDLWPGEVLAVVGESGSGKTTLLSCLSTRLMPTTGSVDYRMRDGAYRELYHMSEAERRFLMRTDWGFVHQNPADGLRMTVSAGANVGERLMAVGERHYGNIRATATDWLDRVEIAADRIDDQPRAFSGGMRQRLQIARNLVTNPRLVFMDEPTGGLDVSVQARLLDLVRGLVADLGLSVIVVTHDLAVARLLSHRMMVMKDGHVIEQGLTDRVLDDPREPYTQLLVSSILQV comes from the coding sequence ATGACCCAGCAACCGCTTTTGAAGGTCCGTGACCTGTCGAAATTCTACGGACGGCGGATCGGCTGCGCCAATGTTTCCTTCGATCTCTGGCCGGGCGAAGTGCTGGCTGTGGTCGGTGAATCCGGTTCCGGCAAGACGACGCTGCTGTCCTGCCTGTCCACCCGGCTGATGCCGACCACCGGCAGTGTCGATTACCGGATGCGCGACGGCGCTTACCGCGAGCTTTATCACATGAGCGAGGCCGAGCGGCGCTTTCTGATGCGCACTGACTGGGGCTTCGTTCACCAGAACCCCGCCGATGGGCTGCGGATGACCGTTTCAGCCGGGGCCAATGTCGGCGAGCGGCTGATGGCGGTGGGCGAACGGCATTACGGCAATATCCGCGCCACCGCCACCGATTGGCTGGACAGGGTGGAAATTGCCGCCGACCGGATTGACGACCAGCCGCGTGCTTTTTCCGGCGGCATGCGTCAGCGCTTGCAGATCGCCCGCAATCTCGTCACCAATCCGCGTCTGGTGTTCATGGACGAGCCGACCGGCGGGCTGGATGTCTCGGTGCAGGCAAGGCTGCTGGATCTGGTGCGTGGGTTGGTGGCTGACCTTGGTCTGTCGGTCATCGTCGTCACCCATGATCTGGCCGTCGCAAGGCTGCTGTCGCATCGGATGATGGTGATGAAGGACGGCCATGTGATCGAGCAGGGTCTGACTGATCGGGTGCTGGACGATCCGCGCGAGCCTTATACGCAATTGCTCGTCTCCTCGATTCTTCAAGTGTGA
- the phnE gene encoding phosphonate ABC transporter, permease protein PhnE — MSHTARLSLLSEQGRVIESHWNALAKTRRLYTVAGLAVLFLALAGSLWFANDTNSGKFFDRLPHLFDFVETLIPRDGNEIWRAMFDLPSPYDDGSLKYNYPEGRYYLTQTLYIPEYFYKMIETLNIALVSTLLGGMLGFCFSFMAARNMMPNRFIRWPVRRFMELLRAFPEVVLAGFFLAILSIGPIPAMIAVSVHTVGALGKLFFEVVENADMKPDEGLRAVGGNWLERLWFGMVPQVMPNFISYALLRMEINVRASTIIGAVGGGGIGEPLRLSISQGHAAKTVAIVILLLTTVIAVDQFSAWLRRKLVGEQAFHAVS, encoded by the coding sequence ATGAGCCATACCGCCAGATTGTCCTTGCTGAGCGAACAGGGGCGCGTGATCGAGAGCCATTGGAATGCGTTGGCCAAGACCCGCCGCCTTTACACGGTAGCCGGTCTTGCCGTGTTGTTTCTGGCGCTGGCGGGGTCGCTGTGGTTTGCCAATGATACCAATTCGGGCAAGTTTTTCGACCGTCTGCCACATCTGTTCGATTTCGTCGAAACGCTCATTCCCCGCGATGGCAATGAGATCTGGCGGGCGATGTTCGACCTGCCATCGCCCTATGATGATGGCAGCCTGAAATACAATTATCCGGAGGGGCGCTACTACCTCACCCAGACGCTTTATATCCCGGAATATTTCTACAAGATGATCGAGACGCTGAATATCGCGCTGGTCTCGACCCTGCTGGGCGGCATGTTGGGCTTTTGTTTTTCCTTCATGGCGGCCCGCAACATGATGCCGAACCGGTTCATCCGCTGGCCAGTGCGCCGCTTCATGGAATTGCTCAGGGCGTTTCCGGAAGTGGTGCTGGCCGGGTTTTTCCTCGCCATCCTCTCCATTGGCCCGATCCCGGCGATGATTGCGGTTTCGGTCCATACGGTCGGCGCACTCGGCAAGCTGTTTTTCGAGGTGGTGGAAAATGCCGATATGAAGCCGGACGAAGGCCTGCGCGCCGTTGGTGGCAATTGGCTGGAGCGGCTGTGGTTCGGCATGGTGCCGCAGGTCATGCCGAATTTCATCAGCTATGCCCTGCTGCGCATGGAAATCAATGTGCGCGCGTCAACGATTATCGGCGCGGTCGGCGGCGGCGGCATTGGCGAACCCTTGCGCCTGTCGATCAGCCAGGGCCATGCGGCCAAAACCGTTGCCATCGTCATCCTGCTGCTGACGACGGTGATCGCCGTCGATCAGTTTTCGGCCTGGTTGCGCCGCAAACTGGTCGGTGAGCAAGCCTTCCATGCTGTTTCCTGA
- the phnH gene encoding phosphonate C-P lyase system protein PhnH encodes MLEAESLTGGFAQPVFEAQSVFRAVMDGMARPGTHQTVAVSLHPPAPFGLAQAAIALTLCDADSRVWLSGVLTKSAAPAWLSFHTGGVTTTDKTEAQFAFFEAGSPLAAFAQFSTGTQDYPDRSVTVVYEVAGFEGGQPLTLKGPGIQDRAMIAPLGLPDGFLRHWQDNHALFPRGVDVIFTAGRDFLCLPRSCAILSGEA; translated from the coding sequence ATGCTCGAAGCGGAAAGCCTGACTGGCGGGTTCGCTCAGCCGGTATTTGAAGCGCAAAGTGTGTTTCGTGCCGTTATGGACGGTATGGCCCGGCCCGGCACCCACCAGACTGTTGCCGTGTCGCTGCACCCGCCCGCCCCTTTTGGTCTGGCACAGGCGGCTATTGCGCTGACGCTGTGCGATGCCGATAGCCGTGTCTGGCTGAGCGGCGTGCTTACCAAAAGTGCCGCGCCCGCCTGGCTGAGCTTTCACACCGGCGGGGTGACGACAACCGACAAGACCGAAGCGCAGTTTGCGTTTTTCGAAGCAGGCAGCCCGCTTGCCGCCTTCGCGCAATTTTCCACCGGCACGCAGGACTATCCCGACCGCTCGGTGACTGTTGTCTATGAAGTCGCCGGTTTCGAAGGCGGCCAGCCGCTTACTCTGAAGGGACCCGGCATCCAAGACCGGGCAATGATCGCCCCACTTGGCTTGCCGGATGGTTTCCTGCGCCATTGGCAGGACAATCATGCCCTGTTTCCGCGCGGCGTCGATGTGATTTTCACCGCCGGTCGGGATTTTCTCTGCCTGCCGCGCAGCTGCGCGATACTATCCGGGGAGGCGTGA
- the phnG gene encoding phosphonate C-P lyase system protein PhnG, giving the protein MDARAKSANPDDVHRKRVVDLLAAAHLDELKALWSALPFAPEAHFLRGPETGLVMVRGRIGGGGASFNLGEVTVTRATCRLASGQVGHAQALGTSKEKARLSAIFDALWQDEAHRAQIEPLLAAVERRLNEGDRIRAEQVAATKVDFFTMVRGED; this is encoded by the coding sequence ATGGACGCACGAGCAAAAAGTGCAAATCCAGATGATGTACATCGAAAAAGAGTTGTCGACCTTTTGGCGGCGGCCCATCTGGACGAATTAAAGGCGCTGTGGAGCGCGCTGCCGTTTGCGCCGGAAGCACATTTCCTGCGCGGACCGGAGACTGGTCTGGTGATGGTGCGCGGCCGTATCGGTGGTGGTGGCGCGTCCTTCAATCTGGGTGAAGTGACGGTGACGCGGGCGACATGCAGGCTAGCGTCGGGCCAGGTCGGGCATGCGCAGGCACTGGGTACATCCAAGGAAAAAGCGCGGCTCTCAGCGATTTTCGACGCCCTTTGGCAGGATGAGGCGCATCGCGCCCAGATTGAGCCGTTGTTGGCGGCTGTGGAACGGCGTCTGAATGAGGGCGACCGCATCAGGGCCGAGCAGGTTGCGGCAACGAAGGTGGATTTCTTCACCATGGTCAGAGGAGAAGACTGA
- the phnD gene encoding phosphonate ABC transporter substrate-binding protein: MLKKILLASVTLLSLAGVAAAEDLKEFRIGILGGENEADRLRNYNCLSDHLKKEFGFTKVSLFPASDYDGVIQGLLGGTLDYAELGASGYAKAYLANPKAVEPILTTVQTDGSMGYYSIMVARKDSGMTKVTDIKGKKLGFADPDSTSGYLIPTVTLPDALGGKPVKEYVASTGFGGGHENLVLEVLKGTFDAGTTFGSGVGNFKDGYTSGNLRKMVDKGVLNMDDLVELWKSPLIPNGPIVIRSSMNDDMKTKVKAFMMDLPKTDAACFSAIEGGDFKGFAAVNVDFYKPVIDARKATIGG, encoded by the coding sequence ATGTTGAAGAAAATTCTGCTTGCCTCCGTGACGCTTCTGTCGCTGGCTGGCGTGGCTGCTGCCGAAGACCTGAAGGAATTCCGCATCGGCATTCTCGGCGGCGAGAACGAAGCTGACCGGTTGCGCAATTACAACTGCCTGTCCGATCACCTGAAGAAGGAATTCGGCTTCACCAAGGTTTCGCTGTTCCCGGCCTCGGACTATGACGGTGTTATCCAGGGTCTTCTGGGTGGCACGCTTGATTATGCCGAGCTTGGCGCTTCCGGCTATGCCAAGGCCTATCTGGCTAACCCGAAGGCAGTCGAGCCGATCCTGACCACGGTGCAGACCGATGGCTCGATGGGCTATTACTCGATCATGGTTGCCCGCAAGGACAGCGGCATGACCAAAGTCACCGACATCAAGGGCAAGAAGCTCGGTTTTGCCGATCCTGACAGCACGTCCGGCTACCTGATCCCGACCGTGACCCTGCCCGACGCGCTCGGCGGCAAGCCGGTCAAGGAATATGTGGCATCGACCGGCTTTGGCGGTGGTCATGAAAATCTGGTTCTCGAAGTGCTGAAGGGCACGTTCGATGCTGGCACCACCTTCGGCTCCGGCGTTGGCAATTTCAAGGACGGCTACACCTCCGGCAACCTGCGCAAGATGGTTGATAAGGGCGTCCTCAACATGGACGACCTGGTGGAATTGTGGAAGTCGCCGCTGATCCCGAACGGTCCGATCGTCATCCGCTCCTCGATGAACGACGACATGAAGACCAAGGTCAAGGCCTTCATGATGGACCTGCCGAAGACCGACGCCGCCTGCTTCTCCGCCATCGAAGGCGGCGATTTCAAGGGCTTTGCGGCTGTGAATGTCGATTTCTACAAGCCGGTTATCGACGCCCGCAAGGCAACCATCGGCGGCTGA
- the phnF gene encoding phosphonate metabolism transcriptional regulator PhnF, which translates to MVGQKAIERQTGVALWRQIADRIRVSISDGTYDTTGMVPPETILAGEFGVNRHTVRSALAALAQEGIVRAVQGRGTLIERRDRISFPISKRTRFTPGIGDQARALQGLLLESAVETPSADLMDHLQLADGVQVIRLEVLRKADGRAVSRSTSWFPLPRFEGIDVAYRQSGSITAAFAACGLADYLRVRTDISAVHADPSDRDELGLSPGAIVMITKALNTDLEGAPVQYAVTRFPADRVQFTIES; encoded by the coding sequence GTGGTGGGGCAAAAAGCAATCGAAAGACAGACCGGCGTGGCGCTCTGGCGGCAGATTGCTGATCGAATCCGGGTATCGATCAGCGATGGCACCTATGACACCACGGGCATGGTACCGCCGGAAACGATTCTGGCTGGAGAATTTGGCGTCAACAGACATACGGTGCGCAGCGCGCTGGCGGCCCTTGCCCAGGAGGGGATCGTGCGCGCCGTTCAGGGACGCGGCACGCTGATCGAGCGACGAGATCGGATCAGTTTTCCGATTTCAAAACGCACCCGTTTCACGCCCGGCATCGGCGATCAGGCGCGTGCGCTGCAAGGTCTGTTGCTGGAAAGCGCCGTCGAGACACCCAGCGCGGACCTGATGGACCATTTGCAATTGGCAGACGGCGTTCAGGTAATCCGGCTGGAAGTGCTGCGCAAAGCGGATGGCCGAGCTGTGTCACGCTCTACCAGCTGGTTTCCCCTGCCCCGTTTCGAAGGGATCGATGTGGCTTATCGGCAGAGCGGCTCAATCACCGCCGCCTTCGCCGCTTGCGGCCTTGCCGATTATCTACGCGTGCGCACCGACATCAGCGCCGTCCATGCCGATCCTTCCGACCGGGATGAACTGGGCCTGTCACCCGGTGCCATCGTGATGATCACCAAAGCCCTGAACACCGATCTGGAAGGCGCGCCGGTTCAATATGCCGTAACGCGCTTTCCCGCCGACAGGGTGCAGTTCACGATTGAGAGTTGA
- a CDS encoding alpha-D-ribose 1-methylphosphonate 5-phosphate C-P-lyase PhnJ, with translation MITEVSLADEIATYNFAYLDEQTKRMIRRAILKAIAIPGYQVPFASREMPMPYGWGTGGVQVTAAILGPEDVLKVIDQGADDTTNAVSIRAFFQKVANVAVTTHTSEATIIQTRHRIPEEKLRAGQVLVYQVPIPEPLRFLEPRETETRKMHALEEYGLMHVKLYEDIARNGRIATTYAYPVKVAGRYVMDPSPTPKFDNPKMHRSEALQLFGAGREKRIYAVPPYTDVVSLDFEDHPFTVQSFDKPCALCGAEHVYLDEVILDDKGGRMFVCSDTDHCEDRRAKGHRGEMLAETQHEEAAQ, from the coding sequence ATGATTACGGAAGTTTCATTAGCGGACGAAATTGCCACTTATAATTTTGCCTATCTCGATGAGCAGACCAAGCGGATGATCCGCCGGGCGATCCTGAAGGCCATCGCCATACCTGGCTATCAGGTGCCGTTTGCGTCGCGCGAAATGCCAATGCCCTATGGCTGGGGCACTGGCGGCGTGCAGGTGACGGCAGCGATCCTTGGGCCGGAAGACGTGTTGAAGGTGATCGACCAGGGCGCCGACGACACCACGAACGCCGTGTCAATCCGGGCGTTTTTCCAGAAGGTCGCCAATGTGGCGGTCACCACCCACACCAGCGAAGCCACCATCATCCAGACCCGCCACCGGATTCCGGAGGAAAAGCTGCGGGCGGGCCAGGTGCTGGTCTATCAGGTGCCGATCCCGGAGCCTTTGCGCTTCCTGGAGCCGCGCGAGACCGAGACCCGCAAGATGCATGCATTGGAAGAATACGGCCTGATGCACGTGAAGCTCTATGAAGACATCGCCCGCAATGGCCGGATCGCCACCACCTATGCCTATCCGGTCAAGGTGGCGGGTCGCTATGTAATGGACCCGTCTCCGACACCGAAATTCGACAATCCGAAAATGCACCGGTCAGAGGCCCTGCAATTGTTTGGCGCGGGCCGCGAAAAGCGGATCTATGCCGTGCCGCCCTATACCGATGTCGTCAGCCTGGATTTCGAGGATCATCCTTTCACGGTGCAAAGCTTCGACAAGCCCTGCGCACTTTGCGGTGCCGAGCATGTCTATCTTGACGAAGTGATCCTCGACGACAAGGGCGGGCGAATGTTCGTCTGCTCCGACACCGACCATTGCGAGGATCGCCGCGCCAAAGGTCATCGGGGTGAGATGCTGGCCGAAACACAGCATGAGGAGGCTGCTCAATGA
- the phnC gene encoding phosphonate ABC transporter ATP-binding protein — protein MNFELTEVTRRFGKKIAVEAVTLSIPHGQMVGIIGRSGAGKSTLLRMINRLADPTSGSMRFGDQEVTRLKGSALRSWQRDCAMIFQQFNLVPRLDVLTNVMLGRLNHRSTALSILNIFTREERIMAIAALERLGIEQTALQPAGTLSGGQQQRVAIARALMQAPKMLLADEPIASLDPLNAKIVMDALRDINEREGITVITNLHTLDTARAYCERIIGMAAGKVVFDGPPDALTAQAVQAIYGTGQDGNGIDESMTSTAIRLPKPDLAPSVPMVAATAN, from the coding sequence ATGAATTTCGAACTGACCGAGGTGACGCGGCGTTTTGGCAAGAAGATTGCCGTGGAAGCCGTGACCCTGTCCATTCCGCATGGGCAGATGGTCGGCATTATCGGTCGGTCCGGTGCGGGAAAATCCACTTTGCTGCGAATGATCAACCGCTTGGCCGATCCGACATCCGGGTCGATGCGGTTCGGCGATCAGGAGGTGACGCGCCTCAAGGGATCGGCTTTGCGCAGCTGGCAGCGCGATTGCGCGATGATTTTCCAGCAGTTCAACCTGGTTCCGCGCCTGGATGTTCTGACCAATGTCATGCTGGGACGTCTCAATCATCGCTCCACGGCGCTGAGCATCCTCAATATTTTTACGCGCGAAGAGCGGATCATGGCGATTGCCGCTTTGGAGCGGCTGGGCATCGAGCAAACGGCACTGCAACCGGCTGGCACGCTGTCCGGCGGCCAGCAGCAGCGGGTGGCCATTGCCCGCGCGCTAATGCAGGCGCCGAAAATGCTGCTGGCCGACGAGCCGATTGCCTCGCTCGACCCTTTGAACGCCAAGATTGTCATGGATGCGCTGCGCGACATCAACGAGCGCGAAGGCATCACCGTGATCACCAATCTGCACACGCTGGATACGGCGCGGGCCTATTGCGAGCGGATCATCGGCATGGCGGCGGGCAAGGTGGTGTTCGATGGGCCGCCGGATGCGCTGACAGCGCAGGCGGTGCAGGCGATCTATGGCACTGGCCAGGATGGCAACGGCATTGACGAGAGCATGACATCGACCGCGATCCGCCTGCCGAAGCCGGACTTGGCCCCGTCTGTGCCGATGGTGGCGGCAACGGCAAACTGA
- the phnL gene encoding phosphonate C-P lyase system protein PhnL, which yields MPTPLIVSDVAKSFTMHLRDGLVLPVVRNVSFSVNSGSCSVLGGPSGIGKSSILKMLYGNYAVDSGQILVRHHDTVVDLASAMPRMVLDIRRDTMGYVSQFLRTVPRVSALDVVAQPLTARGVAIDEARSVASDLLARLNLPKALWQLPPATFSGGEQQRVNIARGFITDHKILLLDEPTASLDAQNRAVVIELIAGKKAEGVAMLGIFHDEEVREAVADTILDVSQFSPRGRQVQIEPAIL from the coding sequence ATGCCCACGCCTCTTATCGTTTCCGATGTCGCCAAAAGCTTCACCATGCATCTGCGCGACGGGCTTGTCTTGCCGGTGGTGCGTAATGTCAGCTTTTCCGTCAATAGCGGCTCTTGCTCCGTGCTGGGCGGCCCGTCCGGCATCGGCAAAAGCTCGATCTTGAAAATGCTCTACGGCAATTACGCCGTTGATAGCGGCCAGATCCTGGTGCGCCATCACGATACGGTGGTGGATCTGGCGTCGGCCATGCCGCGCATGGTGCTGGATATCCGCCGCGATACGATGGGCTATGTCAGCCAGTTCCTGCGCACGGTTCCAAGGGTGTCGGCGCTGGATGTCGTGGCCCAACCGCTGACGGCGCGCGGCGTAGCCATTGACGAGGCAAGATCGGTGGCAAGTGATCTGCTGGCCAGGCTGAACCTGCCCAAGGCGCTCTGGCAATTGCCGCCCGCCACCTTTTCCGGCGGCGAGCAGCAGCGTGTCAACATTGCCCGAGGCTTCATCACCGATCATAAAATTCTGCTGCTGGATGAGCCGACGGCCTCTCTCGACGCGCAAAATCGTGCCGTGGTCATCGAGTTGATTGCTGGCAAAAAGGCCGAGGGTGTCGCCATGCTCGGCATTTTCCACGACGAAGAAGTGCGCGAAGCGGTCGCTGACACCATTCTCGATGTCTCGCAATTCTCACCTAGAGGCCGTCAGGTTCAGATTGAACCAGCCATCCTCTAG